The genome window CACTAATAATTTCACCGATTTCCATAATTAAACACCTCTTTTTTAGTAATTCACTCATACACTATATAAAGTATATTTGAGTTGACATTAAGTTTATCTTTAATAATATATAAATTTGATGTCTTTTTTAGCTTATTTTTCTTTATTTTTGATTTTAAAAATTAATTTAATCTAATTTTTCATATTCTCTCAATAAGTTTAAGTTTAATAAATTTTAAAAATAGATTTTAATTATTTTAGTTTTTTAATTAAAATAACTCATTTTTCAAAGTAATACTCATTTGGATTTATGATAATATTTTTATGAAAAATTTTCGTTAAAGTTTGAAAAAAGCTTTTGAAAGCTGAAAAAAAATAGATTTTAAGTTTTTGAATAATAAAAATAAGATAAATTAAAGGATTATTCAATTCCCTTAATCTCTTTAAATACGTTAATCACATCACCAATCACAAGTATTGCGGGTGTGTTGATTTCCTTGTCAGCTATTGTTTCAAGGGTTCCAAATACGACCCTTTCATTTGGTAGTGTTCCGCTTTCAATAGCGCATGCAGGAGTTTTAGGGTCTCTGTACTTCATGATCTCTTCAGTGTTTTCCCTAATGTTTCCGATTCCCATAAGTATGATCAATGTGTCTGCAGTGTAATCCCATTTCACCTGCTTGTCCTTTTTGGTTGGGTCCTCATGACCTGTAACAACTGTAAATGAGGTTGCAACTGCCCTATGGGTTATTGGGAATGCCATGCTTGTAGGCGCACCGATAGCTGAGGTAACTCCAGGAATAACTTCAAAGTCTATGTTTTCCTTTGCAAGAGCCAATAGCTCTTCGCCCCCTCTTCCAAATACAAATGGGTCTCCACCTTTCAATCTGATTACATTTTCATGCTCTTTTGCTTCCTCAATGATCAATTGATTGATTTCATCCTGGCTCTTATAATGCTCTCCAGCTTTCTTACCTACATAAATGCGTTTAGCATCTTTTGGAGCATGCTTTAGAATCTCTTCATTAGCAAGATAATCATATAAAACCACATCTGCTTTGTTTAATGCTTTCACAGCTTTTAAAGTTATTAAATCAGGGTCTCCTGGACCTGCACCTATTAAATATACTGGCATGTTATCTTCCTTAATTTATATTTTAAAAATGAGTTTGTAAAATTTTATTTCATGAATTTATGGATTAAAAAAATTCAGTATTTTAGATAGCTTAAATGCTATCTAACATACCTTTAAAGAATTCAAGACCATTGTCTGAACCCAATAGTTTTGTAGTAGCCCTTTCTGGGTGTGGCATCATTGCAAGAACAAGTCCTGATTCATCACAAACACCAGTGATTGCTTCCATAGACCCGTTAGGGTTTTCCTCTGCAAACTGAAGAACGATTTGGTCTTGATCTTTCATAAGATCAATGTCTTGAGTGTAGAATCTTCCTTCAGCGTGAGCTATTGGTATGTCAATTACTTGGCCTTTTTCAAAGTTTTTAGTGAATGGGGTCTTGTTGTTTGCAACTTTCAATTTAGACCATTCACAATTAAATTTAGGTACTTCGTTGGTAATGAACAATCCTGGAATAAGTCCAATCTCTCCAAGAATCTGTGCTCCATTACATATTCCAAGAACTGGCTTTTCCTCTTTTACAAGCGCCTTTACACCTTCAACAACAGGGGTGTTGGAAGCTATTGCTCCTGCACGCAAGTAATCTCCATAGGAAAATCCGCCAGGTATAACAATTCCATCGTAATCAGTTAAATCTTCATTATTCCACCATATATATTCTGCTTCTCCACCTGCGAGTTCAATAGCCTTATAAACGTCACGGTCGCAGTTAGTTCCAGGGAATCTTATAATTCCAATTGCCATTTTATCACTTTATAATCTTTATTTATTTTAGAATTGCATTTGAGTTTTTTATCTATTCGCATCCGCATCCGCAACTTAAGTCCATCTTAATGATATTGATTGTGTAATTGTGGATAATTGGATTGCATAATAGTTTTTGACACATGTCATCCACTTTTTCTCTTGCATCGTCTTCTGAATCTGCTTCCAATACAAAAGTAATTATCTCTTTTGTTTTGGTTCCTTTAACTTCATATCCTAAAAGAGCAAGGGATCTTTGAATAGTGGTTGCTTCTGGATTTAACATTCCCGGTTTTAAGGAAACTTTAACTTCAATGTCATACATCATTTTTAATCACCTAAATTTAATTTTATAGCTTTAGTTAGTTTTTTAGTAGTTTAATTCTAAGCTTTTGGCTTATGAATTTTTTTAATAATAATTATGATTTCAGATTATTTAAATTCCCCATTTTTCTTTGTCTTCTTCAGTTAAGAGTCTGTTGAAGACTTCTTCATATGCATCGATGACCTCATCATCCTTTCCTTGTCTGAAGAGTTCCTTATCAAGCATATCAAGGGTTTCTGCATCCCATAATCTGCAGCTGTCAGGACTTATCTCATCACCTAAGATGATGTTTCCATCCTTGTCCTTACCGAATTCGATTTTAAAGTCAACAAGAATGATTCCAATGTCCTTAAACATTTTGCTCATTACATCATTTACCTTAAGAGCAAGCTCTCTTAATGTGTCTAAGTCTTCTTTTGTAGCTATTCCAAGAGCAATAGCTATTGCATCATTCAACATTGGATCATGGAACTCGTCATCCTTGAAGTCCATTTGTATAAGAGGTGGGTTAAATGGAGCCTTATCTTCAAATGGGAATTTCCTGATAATGCTTCCAGTAGCTATGTTTCTTACAATAACTTCTATCGGAATCATATCAAGCTTTTTAGCTTTCATTACACAAGGTTCGCATAATTCAATCAATTGTGTTTCAACTCCAGCATCTTCAAGAGTTTCAAAGATCTTTGCACAAATAATTGAGTTAATGTAACCTTTTTGGCCCATGCTTTCTTTTCTAGCACCATCTCCTGCGGTCATGTCATCTCTAAAGTCAATTATGACCTCATCAGGATTTTCACCTTGGAAAACGCTTTTTGCTTTTCCTTCATAAAGTAAGTTTTTAGAATCCATTTCAATCATCGTTTTAAAAATTATTTTTTAAAATAATTCACTAATCAGTTTAATAATTATTTAAAAAATTACATAATTATAATATATAATTTTATATTTATTATCATTAATAAATATAATTTAAATTTTATCCTTTTTTTTCAATCTTTTTATTATTTCTCATATCAAAATCAATCTAATAAAATTTATCTTATCTTGAAAATTGAATTAAGTTTTCTTGGTTAAATCCTTTGTTTTTTAACTTTCTCAATATCAATAAAAGAAAAGAATATATACCTATAAAAAGAATATAATATTTAAGAAAAATGGGGATTTTTCTAAAATAATATGTAATTTAAAAATATTGAGGATTGTTTTTATGGAAAATGATTCTCTCAATAAAGTTAATGGCACAAATTCTAAAAAACATATGTCAAAGGATGAACTATCCGAATATATAATATCTGCTTATGATTCAGGTGAGACCATGATGGACATTGCAGAGACAGTTGGCAGAAGCAAAATATATGTCAGCAAAATCATCCATCAGGTTTATGATGATGAGGAGATCAAGGTTCGCCAGTACAATAAATTAAGAGGCAAGAACAAGCTTGATTTTTCAAAATACAAGAGCACCTCTGGAATTTATAGGGTTAGCTTTGTTGAGAACAAGAGAAATGGAAATGATTATTGGTCATACCAATATTATGAAAACGGCAAACTAAGAAGAATTGTTTCTGTAAATCTATACAAATTAAAGGTTATCGTTTTGGATAAAGGATTGGATTGGATAGAATTTACAGATGAAGCTCGTGATTTGGTTTTGAAATATAGGGAAACCTATGATGAATCTTCATTGGAAAGACAAAACAAAACCGGATTCTTTAGAGTTACAAAACGTAAAACCAAAACAAAACAAGGTTTTACTTGGGCTTATTCCTTTAAAGAGAACAATCAGCTTAATTTTGTCAGTTCTGTAAACATTAGTGCACTAAAAGCTAAGGTTTTAGCTAGAGGGTGGAAATGGATGGAATTGACTGATGAGGCAAAAAGATTGGTTGAGGAAAACTCTAAAAAAACTTCAAGACAGGAATTAGGCCTTTTGGAATGATTTTTCTTCTTTTTTTATCAAATTATTTTATATTTTTTTTAATTTTTCATTACTTAATTGAGTTAACATTGTTAAATGATTTTTTATTTTTTTCACTATTTTTAGAAATATTTAATTAACTTATTAAAGATATATCATATTAATATAAACTTTAAAGTAAAAAATTTAAATAAAATAAACTATAAATGATTTATAATCAT of Methanobrevibacter ruminantium contains these proteins:
- the cobA gene encoding uroporphyrinogen-III C-methyltransferase, which translates into the protein MPVYLIGAGPGDPDLITLKAVKALNKADVVLYDYLANEEILKHAPKDAKRIYVGKKAGEHYKSQDEINQLIIEEAKEHENVIRLKGGDPFVFGRGGEELLALAKENIDFEVIPGVTSAIGAPTSMAFPITHRAVATSFTVVTGHEDPTKKDKQVKWDYTADTLIILMGIGNIRENTEEIMKYRDPKTPACAIESGTLPNERVVFGTLETIADKEINTPAILVIGDVINVFKEIKGIE
- the purQ gene encoding phosphoribosylformylglycinamidine synthase subunit PurQ gives rise to the protein MAIGIIRFPGTNCDRDVYKAIELAGGEAEYIWWNNEDLTDYDGIVIPGGFSYGDYLRAGAIASNTPVVEGVKALVKEEKPVLGICNGAQILGEIGLIPGLFITNEVPKFNCEWSKLKVANNKTPFTKNFEKGQVIDIPIAHAEGRFYTQDIDLMKDQDQIVLQFAEENPNGSMEAITGVCDESGLVLAMMPHPERATTKLLGSDNGLEFFKGMLDSI
- the purS gene encoding phosphoribosylformylglycinamidine synthase subunit PurS; its protein translation is MMYDIEVKVSLKPGMLNPEATTIQRSLALLGYEVKGTKTKEIITFVLEADSEDDAREKVDDMCQKLLCNPIIHNYTINIIKMDLSCGCGCE
- the purC gene encoding phosphoribosylaminoimidazolesuccinocarboxamide synthase, with the translated sequence MDSKNLLYEGKAKSVFQGENPDEVIIDFRDDMTAGDGARKESMGQKGYINSIICAKIFETLEDAGVETQLIELCEPCVMKAKKLDMIPIEVIVRNIATGSIIRKFPFEDKAPFNPPLIQMDFKDDEFHDPMLNDAIAIALGIATKEDLDTLRELALKVNDVMSKMFKDIGIILVDFKIEFGKDKDGNIILGDEISPDSCRLWDAETLDMLDKELFRQGKDDEVIDAYEEVFNRLLTEEDKEKWGI